In Parus major isolate Abel chromosome 3, Parus_major1.1, whole genome shotgun sequence, the following are encoded in one genomic region:
- the PPM1B gene encoding protein phosphatase 1B isoform X2 yields the protein MGAFLDKPKTEKHNAHGAGNGLRYGLSSMQGWRVEMEDAHTAVVGIPHGLEDWSFFAVYDGHAGSRVANYCSTHLLEHITNNEDFRATEKPGSALEPSVENVKSGIRTGFLKIDEYMRNFADLRNGMDRSGSTAVGVMISPEHVYFINCGDSRAVLYRNGQVCFSTQDHKPCNPREKERIQNAGGSVMIQRVNGSLAVSRALGDYDYKCVDGKGPTEQLVSPEPEVCEILRAEEDEFIILACDGIWDVMSNEELCEFVKSRLEVSNDLETVCNWVVDTCLHKGSRDNMSIVLVCFSNAPKVSEEAVKKDAELDKYLESRVEEIMEKSGEEGMPDLAHVIRILTAENIPNLPPGGGLAGKRNIIENVYTRLNPHRDNEGGSGDLEDPW from the exons ATGGGTGCATTTTTGGATAaaccaaaaactgaaaaacataaTGCTCATGGTGCAGGGAATGGCTTGCGTTATGGCCTCAGCAGTATGCAGGGATGGAGAGTGGAAATGGAAGATGCTCACACAGCTGTTGTAGGTATTCCCCATGGCTTAGAGGACTGGTCCTTTTTTGCTGTCTATGATGGTCACGCAGGATCTCGTGTTGCAAATTACTGCTCCACTCATTTATTAGAACACATCACTAACAATGAAGACTTTAGGGCGACAGAAAAACCTGGATCTGCTCTTGAACCTTCAGTGGAAAATGTCAAGAGTGGAATCAGAACTGGCTTTTTGAAAATTGATGAGTATATGCGCAATTTTGCAGACCTCAGAAATGGCATGGACAGAAGTGGCTCAACAGCAGTAGGAGTTATGATTTCACCTGAGCATGTATACTTTATCAACTGTGGTGATTCACGTGCTGTTCTCTATAGGAATGGACAAGTCTGTTTTTCAACACAGGATCACAAACCTTGCAACCCAAGGGAGAAAGAGCGAATCCAGAATGCAGGAGGCAGTGTAATGATTCAGCGTGTTAATGGTTCATTGGCAGTTTCTCGAGCTCTGGGGGACTACGACTACAAATGTGTTGATGGTAAAGGCCCTACAGAACAACTTGTTTCTCCAGAGCCTGAGGTGTGTGAAATTTTAAGGGCAGAAGAAGACGAGTTTATCATCCTGGCTTGTGATGGAATCTGGGATGTAATGAGCAATGAAGAGCTCTGTGAATTTGTAAAGTCTAGACTTGAAGTATCAAATGACCTGGAAACAGTGTGCAATTGGGTAGTGGACACTTGTTTACATAAG GGGAGTCGTGATAACATGAGTATTGTAttagtttgtttttcaaatgctCCTAAGGTCTCAGAGGAAGCAGTGAAAAAAGATGCTGAGTTGGATAAGTACTTGGAATCACGGGTCGAAG aaattatggaaaaatcGGGTGAAGAAGGAATGCCTGATCTTGCTCATGTTATTCGTATTTTAACTGCAGAGAATATCCCTAATTTGCCACCAGGAGGTGGTTTAGCTGGCAA GCGTAATATTATTGAAAATGTGTATACTAGGCTGAATCCACACAGAGACAATGAGGGG GGTTCTGGAGATCTAGAAGATCCGTGGTAG
- the PPM1B gene encoding protein phosphatase 1B isoform X1, with translation MGAFLDKPKTEKHNAHGAGNGLRYGLSSMQGWRVEMEDAHTAVVGIPHGLEDWSFFAVYDGHAGSRVANYCSTHLLEHITNNEDFRATEKPGSALEPSVENVKSGIRTGFLKIDEYMRNFADLRNGMDRSGSTAVGVMISPEHVYFINCGDSRAVLYRNGQVCFSTQDHKPCNPREKERIQNAGGSVMIQRVNGSLAVSRALGDYDYKCVDGKGPTEQLVSPEPEVCEILRAEEDEFIILACDGIWDVMSNEELCEFVKSRLEVSNDLETVCNWVVDTCLHKGSRDNMSIVLVCFSNAPKVSEEAVKKDAELDKYLESRVEEIMEKSGEEGMPDLAHVIRILTAENIPNLPPGGGLAGKRNIIENVYTRLNPHRDNEGEPGAAEEGGTQGRLVEALRQMRINHRGNYRHLLEEMLAGYRLAQLPGPGPPEDSAAAEPPPPRAGPAAAPAPRPAAGSDQSGEQHS, from the exons ATGGGTGCATTTTTGGATAaaccaaaaactgaaaaacataaTGCTCATGGTGCAGGGAATGGCTTGCGTTATGGCCTCAGCAGTATGCAGGGATGGAGAGTGGAAATGGAAGATGCTCACACAGCTGTTGTAGGTATTCCCCATGGCTTAGAGGACTGGTCCTTTTTTGCTGTCTATGATGGTCACGCAGGATCTCGTGTTGCAAATTACTGCTCCACTCATTTATTAGAACACATCACTAACAATGAAGACTTTAGGGCGACAGAAAAACCTGGATCTGCTCTTGAACCTTCAGTGGAAAATGTCAAGAGTGGAATCAGAACTGGCTTTTTGAAAATTGATGAGTATATGCGCAATTTTGCAGACCTCAGAAATGGCATGGACAGAAGTGGCTCAACAGCAGTAGGAGTTATGATTTCACCTGAGCATGTATACTTTATCAACTGTGGTGATTCACGTGCTGTTCTCTATAGGAATGGACAAGTCTGTTTTTCAACACAGGATCACAAACCTTGCAACCCAAGGGAGAAAGAGCGAATCCAGAATGCAGGAGGCAGTGTAATGATTCAGCGTGTTAATGGTTCATTGGCAGTTTCTCGAGCTCTGGGGGACTACGACTACAAATGTGTTGATGGTAAAGGCCCTACAGAACAACTTGTTTCTCCAGAGCCTGAGGTGTGTGAAATTTTAAGGGCAGAAGAAGACGAGTTTATCATCCTGGCTTGTGATGGAATCTGGGATGTAATGAGCAATGAAGAGCTCTGTGAATTTGTAAAGTCTAGACTTGAAGTATCAAATGACCTGGAAACAGTGTGCAATTGGGTAGTGGACACTTGTTTACATAAG GGGAGTCGTGATAACATGAGTATTGTAttagtttgtttttcaaatgctCCTAAGGTCTCAGAGGAAGCAGTGAAAAAAGATGCTGAGTTGGATAAGTACTTGGAATCACGGGTCGAAG aaattatggaaaaatcGGGTGAAGAAGGAATGCCTGATCTTGCTCATGTTATTCGTATTTTAACTGCAGAGAATATCCCTAATTTGCCACCAGGAGGTGGTTTAGCTGGCAA GCGTAATATTATTGAAAATGTGTATACTAGGCTGAATCCACACAGAGACAATGAGGGG GAGCCCGGCGCGGCCGAGGAAGGCGGAACGCAGGGGAGGTTGGTGGAGGCGCTGAGGCAGATGCGGATTAATCATAGGGGCAACTACCGCCACCTGCTGGAGGAGATGCTGGCCGGGTACCGCCTGGCGCAGCTgccgggcccgggcccgccCGAGGACTCCGCGGCCGCCgagccgcccccgccccgcgccgGCCCCGCAGCGGCACCGGCCCCGCGCCCGGCCGCGGGCAGCGACCAGAGCGGCGAGCAGCACTCCTGA